From the genome of Nicotiana tabacum cultivar K326 chromosome 17, ASM71507v2, whole genome shotgun sequence:
AGAACCAAAGAATACTACCAGTACCTCAGCAACTGAAAAAAGAGATCCTGCAAATGTTATGTCAAAGAGTAAACCTGAATCGGAATCTAGAATTCAGATGCTTGAGGAAGAACTAAAAGAAGCTGCAGCTATTGAAGTTGGCTTTTATTCTGTAGTTGCTGAGCATGGAAGTTCAATGAACAAAGTTCACACTCCAGCCAGGCGCCTTGCTAGATTTTATCTCCACGCTTGGAGAACAAAATCCACTGCTAAACAGGCAAGTGCTGCTAGAGCCGCTGTCTCAGGATTAGCTTTGGTTTCTAAAGCATGTGGAAGCGATGTTCCAAGGTACACTCTTGTGATTGATTGTTTTATAAGCTACTTAATTTTCTTAATAATTCTAATTTTCCAGTTTCTAATTAATAGATCAGCAtcaatcttcgattgatatcgtgAATTAAGTGGATAGTGGACCCAAAAAAAAAGCTTATCGATATGTTGGAACAAATATGTTTTAAGGATAAAATTGGAAACTTTACAGGATTTCTCTAATATTTTTCCCCACAAACAGGCTAACTTTCTGGTTGTCGAATTCCATTATGTTAAGAGCAATCATCAGTCAGGCTGCTGCAGGAGTGCAATTTAATGAAGGGGCACCAACTGAAACTACTGGCAACAAAGGTAGGTCTGCGTTGGAAAAAATATATATGCAGCAAAGCATCAAATCAATTGCTAGCCAAGGGAACAAGAGTCATTTAGTTAAGCAATATTATAACTGGGAGGAcatcgaatcattcactcaagcATTGGAAAAGCTTGAAGGTTGGATCTTCTCCAAAATCACCAAGTCCCTTTGGTGGCAGGTTGATCACCTAAATTTTTCTGAGCTTTTCTCCCATAACAAGTGCTACTTTAATTACAGTGCAGTCACTTATTTTTGCCTGCAGACTCTGACTCCACATATGCAGTTTTCGACTGCAAAAACTAGTAAGACTAAGGGCTCAAGGGTGAAGAAAACATATGGGAGTAGACATTCTTTGGGCGATCAAGAACAGGGCAAATTTTCCGTAAAACTTTGGAAAAGGGCTCTGAAAGATGCCTGTGAAAGGCTTTGTCCACTTCGGGCAGGTGGCCATAAATGTGGCTGCTTACCTGTTCTGCCAAAGTTGGTGAGTTGATTCATCAGAATGAGGTGTCTTCTGTTGTCCACACAAGCAGCCACTTCTACTTCTTGTTTGAGTGATTTGAGGTTCTAGTTAGTAACGATTTTCCAGCATCTTGTTCTTTCTTCAACAATGACTTATTGTGAAATGTATTCATTGTGTTTCTAGGTGATGAAGCAGTTGGTGAGTAGATTGGATGTGGCAATGTTCAATGCTATTCTCCGCGAATCCACTGAAGAAATGCCAACAGATCCAGTGTTTGATCCTATAAGTGATCGTAAGGTCCTCCCAATTCCTGCTGGAAAATCAAGCTTTGGAGCTGGTGCACAGTTGAAAAATGCTGTGAGTAGAAAAAGTTAGCTTTAGTGTGCCTAGTTTCATGCTAGTTTATCATTCCTGAAAGATTATATAATATACTTCTACTAATTAACCAGAGCTACACTAATAGAAATGGGCCAATATTTGGTGAAAAATATACAGCATTTTATGAAAAAGTGAGAATACAGTTGTTTATACTTAGTTTCCACTACTTGAGTTCTTTCCctaaaaatacatgaaaatatgaCAAGTTTAAATTTTTCTCAACTGTATTTTGGTTCAAGGGAGTATTTACTTATCGATTATGACCGTTTTGGTTTGTTGATAGGTTGGGAGCTGGTCTGGATGGCTTACAGATCTTATTGGCTTTCAAGATGAAGTTTCACCAGAGTATAATAACATATTTGGGAATGACAAGAAACCAGAATCGTTCAAGGCTTTTCGTTTCCTTAATGCATTGAGCAACCTCATGATGCTTCCATTTGAAATGCTCATAGATGCatccacaagaaaagaagttagtCCAAATTTCCCTTTAAATTTATCAACAGATCAATCTCTAGCAAATCCATTTTCTCCATACATAATTTTTGAACTTGCTGTTACTAGGTCTGCCCAATACTTGGTCCAGCTTTGATCAAAAGAGTTCTCGCCAATTTTGTTCCAGATGATTTCCGTCCTGATCCAATTCCAATGAATGTCCTTGAGGCCCTGGATTCCGAAGTAAGTTTTCCCTCTCATTTTGTTTATCTCAAGCAGATTTATGCAAGCCAATATTTCGTCATCCATAATGCTCAGAGCAATTTTTGTCCTATTTACGGAGCTTATTAACGTGAAGTCACATACCCTTTCTTACACCATATTTTTCCTGATTAAGGATGTAAAAGATGCTCCTGGAGAATTGCTGACTAGCTTCCCGTGCACTTTCACATTGCCTGTCTATACACCTCCTCCGGCATTGTCTCTCACTATTTTTATAGAGAAGGTTGGCAATCAAGCTCCAAAGATTAGGGGGTCATCTGTACTCAAGAAAACGTACACCAGCGATGTTGAGCTTGATGAGCTGGACTCACCGTTTACTTCGTTCCTCGCTGATAGCTTCAAGGATTATCCAAATTTAGCAAAACCTGCT
Proteins encoded in this window:
- the LOC107782934 gene encoding uncharacterized protein LOC107782934 isoform X2 encodes the protein MGLGKKKKKGASFQIDYIVHIQLIRPWPPSESLRSVQSVLLQWENGDRNSGFVTSSVEDDYLEINKTFTLFLTLCREKKSKDKFLKNNLEFSLYEYTKENAAQGQLLGTASINFAEYGVIKETLAISVPLNCKKSSKSLLQPSLYVKVQPAKDKQESDLMIDDAEDDSDAASYTDDDVSSHSSSTFASSLFEAAWASPSNNVKNDMHEEAASGTSKSEENTQISKEKYIDRLISKITTSHMHTQAGVDSQNSSDETTEHDFGQDELFLDDTRDLSDNKIAKSMKRQGTMSSIRKALGAQITHGRLKPVKSVQIRDSASANVFLGNTEIIKKEIKEHTPIETSSIAKSTGVEKKEPKNTTSTSATEKRDPANVMSKSKPESESRIQMLEEELKEAAAIEVGFYSVVAEHGSSMNKVHTPARRLARFYLHAWRTKSTAKQASAARAAVSGLALVSKACGSDVPRLTFWLSNSIMLRAIISQAAAGVQFNEGAPTETTGNKGRSALEKIYMQQSIKSIASQGNKSHLVKQYYNWEDIESFTQALEKLEGWIFSKITKSLWWQTLTPHMQFSTAKTSKTKGSRVKKTYGSRHSLGDQEQGKFSVKLWKRALKDACERLCPLRAGGHKCGCLPVLPKLVMKQLVSRLDVAMFNAILRESTEEMPTDPVFDPISDRKVLPIPAGKSSFGAGAQLKNAVGSWSGWLTDLIGFQDEVSPEYNNIFGNDKKPESFKAFRFLNALSNLMMLPFEMLIDASTRKEVCPILGPALIKRVLANFVPDDFRPDPIPMNVLEALDSEDVKDAPGELLTSFPCTFTLPVYTPPPALSLTIFIEKVGNQAPKIRGSSVLKKTYTSDVELDELDSPFTSFLADSFKDYPNLAKPARNIVRYQLLREAWKEVQR
- the LOC107782934 gene encoding uncharacterized protein LOC107782934 isoform X1, which gives rise to MGLGKKKKKGASFQIDYIVHIQLIRPWPPSESLRSVQSVLLQWENGDRNSGFVTSSVEDDYLEINKTFTLFLTLCREKKSKDKFLKNNLEFSLYEYTKENAAQGQLLGTASINFAEYGVIKETLAISVPLNCKKSSKSLLQPSLYVKVQPAKDKQESDLMIDDAEDDSDAASYTDDDVSSHSSSTFASSLFEAAWASPSNNVKVAWPSPSRVVKNDMHEEAASGTSKSEENTQISKEKYIDRLISKITTSHMHTQAGVDSQNSSDETTEHDFGQDELFLDDTRDLSDNKIAKSMKRQGTMSSIRKALGAQITHGRLKPVKSVQIRDSASANVFLGNTEIIKKEIKEHTPIETSSIAKSTGVEKKEPKNTTSTSATEKRDPANVMSKSKPESESRIQMLEEELKEAAAIEVGFYSVVAEHGSSMNKVHTPARRLARFYLHAWRTKSTAKQASAARAAVSGLALVSKACGSDVPRLTFWLSNSIMLRAIISQAAAGVQFNEGAPTETTGNKGRSALEKIYMQQSIKSIASQGNKSHLVKQYYNWEDIESFTQALEKLEGWIFSKITKSLWWQTLTPHMQFSTAKTSKTKGSRVKKTYGSRHSLGDQEQGKFSVKLWKRALKDACERLCPLRAGGHKCGCLPVLPKLVMKQLVSRLDVAMFNAILRESTEEMPTDPVFDPISDRKVLPIPAGKSSFGAGAQLKNAVGSWSGWLTDLIGFQDEVSPEYNNIFGNDKKPESFKAFRFLNALSNLMMLPFEMLIDASTRKEVCPILGPALIKRVLANFVPDDFRPDPIPMNVLEALDSEDVKDAPGELLTSFPCTFTLPVYTPPPALSLTIFIEKVGNQAPKIRGSSVLKKTYTSDVELDELDSPFTSFLADSFKDYPNLAKPARNIVRYQLLREAWKEVQR